Proteins co-encoded in one Brassica oleracea var. oleracea cultivar TO1000 chromosome C4, BOL, whole genome shotgun sequence genomic window:
- the LOC106337418 gene encoding pyridoxal kinase, whose amino-acid sequence MPFSLSTTTTTPRSPNPNFRSRKSRMSTPPVLSLALPSDTGRVLSIQSHTVQGYVGNKSAVFPLQLLGYDVDPINSVQFSNHTGYPTFKGQVLNGEQLWELIEGLEANDLLFYTHLLTGYIGSVSFLNTILEVINKLRSVNPNLTYVCDPVMGDEGKLYVPEELVHVYREKVVPLASMLTPNQFEAEKLTGLRINSEEDGREACAILHAAGPSKVVITSITIGGLLLLIGSHQKEKGQKPEQFKILIDKIPAYFTGTGDLMTALLLGWSNKYPDSLDKAAELAVSTLQALLRRTLGDYKRAGYDPTSSSLEIRLIQSQDDIRNPNVELKAERYS is encoded by the exons ATGCCATTCTCTCTGTCGACGACAACCACTACTCCCAGATCTCCTAATCCAAACTTTAG ATCGAGAAAATCGAGAATGTCGACGCCTCCTGTTCTCTCGCTTGCTCTGCCTTCAGACACTGGTCGTGTTCTTAGTATCCAATCTCACACTGTACAG GGATATGTTGGTAACAAGTCAGCCGTGTTCCCTCTTCAGTTGTTGGGGTATGATGTGGATCCAATCAACTCGGTTCAGTTCTCCAACCATACAG GGTATCCTACTTTCAAAGGACAGGTTTTGAATGGTGAACAATTGTGGGAGTTGATTGAAGGCCTTGAAGCTAATGATTTATTGTTCTACACTCACTTATTAACAG GCTATATTGGATCTGTATCTTTTCTGAATACAATCTTGGAGGTTATCAATAAGCTTCGTTCTGTAAACCCGAATCTTACATATG TATGTGATCCGGTGATGGGTGATGAAGGAAAGTTGTATGTACCTGAAGAATTGGTGCATGTTTATCGTGAGAAG GTAGTTCCCCTGGCTTCTATGTTGACTCCTAACCAGTTTGAGGCAGAAAAATTAACAGGACTAAG GATAAATTCTGAGGAAGATGGCAGAGAAGCTTGTGCTATTCTTCATGCAGCTGGTCCTTCAAAG GTGGTGATCACTAGCATTACTATAGGAGGCCTTCTATTGCTTATTGGAAGCCATCAGAAAGAAAAG GGGCAGAAGCCTGAGCAATTCAAGATTTTGATAGACAAAATCCCTGCGTATTTTACG GGAACAGGAGATCTCATGACTGCTCTTCTACTTGGTTGGAGTAAT AAATACCCTGACAGTCTTGACAAGGCTGCCGAGCTTGCAGTTTCAACGTTGCAG GCGCTTCTGCGAAGGACGCTTGGTGACTACAAACGTGCTGGGTATGATCCCACCTCAAGTAGCTTGGAGATTAGATTGATACAGAGCCAGGACGATATTCGAAACCCAAATGTTGAACTGAAAGCTGAGAGATACAGCTGA